The DNA segment GCCGCCGCCCGAGTTCCTGCATAAGCGCCGGCAAATCCACTTTTCCGGCGGCATTCGGCAGCACGATGACTTCCGCGCCGCGCTCGCGCAAGAGCGCTTCTTTTTCCGCATTGCGCTGGGCACAGACAATCCAGGTTTCGCCTCCCTCGAGCACGCGCGCGTTCGGGCTGATTTGCAAGCGGCTGTCGATCACGATGCGACGCGGCTGGCGCGGCGTATCAATTCCACGTACGGTCAGTTGCGGATCGTCCTCGGTGACCGTGCCGATGCCGGTCAGGATGGCGCAGGCACGTGCGCGCCACCAGTGGCCATCGGCGCGCGCGGCCTCGCCCGTGATCCACTGGCTCTGGCCATTGTGCAGCGCCGTCTTGCCATCCAGGCTGGCAGCGGCCTTCATGCGCACCCAGGGCCGTCCCCGCTGCATGCGCGAAAAGAAACCGATATTCATTTCGCGCGCCTCGTGTTCGAGCACGCCGCAGGCCACGGCAATGCCGGCCGCGTGCAATTTCGCCATGCCCTGCCCCGCTACCAGGGGATTGGGGTCGCCGATGGCCGCCAC comes from the Janthinobacterium sp. 17J80-10 genome and includes:
- the ribD gene encoding bifunctional diaminohydroxyphosphoribosylaminopyrimidine deaminase/5-amino-6-(5-phosphoribosylamino)uracil reductase RibD, encoding MNIANDNDGIRLALEWAAKGMFITTPNPRVGCVIARDGQIIGAGFTQPAGQAHAEVQALRDAAQRGHDVRGATAYVTLEPCSHHGRTPPCADALVAAGLARVVAAIGDPNPLVAGQGMAKLHAAGIAVACGVLEHEAREMNIGFFSRMQRGRPWVRMKAAASLDGKTALHNGQSQWITGEAARADGHWWRARACAILTGIGTVTEDDPQLTVRGIDTPRQPRRIVIDSRLQISPNARVLEGGETWIVCAQRNAEKEALLRERGAEVIVLPNAAGKVDLPALMQELGRRQINELHVEAGFKLNGSLIAEGCVDELLLYLAPSLLGDGAGLFDLPALESLEGKRALSFHEVRQVGPDLRILARFP